One stretch of Eupeodes corollae chromosome 2, idEupCoro1.1, whole genome shotgun sequence DNA includes these proteins:
- the LOC129945825 gene encoding uncharacterized protein LOC129945825, which yields MPALGSIILLGMMMSLSVVVVAFQFPENGNSKPRSASGSAPSLSPSPSHQQQATTLKPKLIRTELRVSRNLNFDDTEVINVRGNNGEMTQLLVKKRPRNAESFGQPISDSVNRYFKRAVDNNDSLKLFNLPLILNAAIKTADNADHHHQRPEEEESFGRTAQNFFYNIMGSIPESIAKSTLAVFETKDQPEKKSKQPKNNEASPILFSPEEIPVIEGVRVPDDEEDKVKIWRNARVIKNELVPYKSGYRPPRARPVHLLDMPETNKMTRRAGRAGLGPFFVSDNIENVHAEFKRAKGPFFAVDNIRNNDLFDQPQVNSYESNANQFRNFGNEDIVFKVREPVREYSNPDLGVKKVNLYEGYANAAAAYSQDVNRRGQFFQSVPIKQAQYYKEPEPKKVQYYTNLKSSSWNDVRAQQQAYSNRNTNNNKRNGFELIYNEPYQFNSRWGITQ from the coding sequence ATGCCAGCTTTAGGTTCCATCATTTTGTTGGGAATGATGATGTCCCTTTCAGTGGTGGTTGTAGCTTTTCAGTTTCCAGAGAATGGAAATAGCAAGCCTCGATCTGCATCGGGCTCCGCGCCATCGctatcgccatcgccatcacaTCAGCAACAAGCCACAACTTTGAAACCGAAATTAATTCGAACCGAATTACGTGTGAGCAGAAATTTGAATTTCGATGATACAGAAGTGATCAATGTGCGGGGTAATAATGGTGAAATGACTCAATTGCTCGTTAAAAAGAGACCTCGGAATGCAGAGAGCTTTGGGCAGCCTATTAGTGATTCCGTGAACAGATACTTCAAACGTGCTGTGGACAATAATGAtagcttgaaattatttaatcttCCACTTATTTTGAATGCGGCCATAAAGACTGCTGACAATGCGGATCACCATCATCAGCGGCCCGAGGAGGAGGAGAGCTTTGGTCGAACCGCACAGAATTTCTTCTACAACATCATGGGAAGCATTCCCGAATCTATAGCCAAATCGACGTTAGCAGTGTTCGAGACGAAGGATCAACCCGAAAAGAAATCCAAACAACCCAAAAACAACGAAGCGAGTCCAATTCTATTCTCACCCGAAGAGATTCCAGTTATTGAGGGAGTTCGTGTGCCCGACGACGAAGAGGACAAGGTCAAGATTTGGCGAAATGCCAGAGTGATTAAAAACGAACTAGTTCCATATAAGAGCGGTTATCGACCCCCTAGAGCTAGACCTGTTCATTTACTCGATATGCCCGAGACAAATAAAATGACTAGGCGAGCAGGCAGAGCCGGACTAGGACCGTTTTTTGTGTCGGATAATATCGAAAATGTGCATGCCGAGTTCAAACGGGCCAAGGGTCCGTTCTTTGCCGTAGACAACATACGTAATAATGATTTATTCGATCAACCACAAGTTAATTCTTATGAATCGAATGCAAATCAATTTCGTAATTTCGGCAATGAAGATATAGTTTTTAAGGTCCGCGAGCCAGTTCGAGAGTACTCTAATCCGGATTTGGGTGTAAAGAAGGTTAATTTGTATGAAGGTTATGCGAACGCCGCCGCCGCATATAGCCAGGATGTAAATCGACGAGGACAGTTTTTTCAGAGTGTCCCCATAAAACAAGCACAATACTACAAAGAACCGGAACCCAAAAAAGTACAATATTACACTAATTTAAAAAGCAGCAGTTGGAATGATGTAAGAGCCCAACAGCAAGCTTATTcaaatagaaacacaaacaacaataaaagaaaCGGCTTCGAGTTAATTTACAATGAACCATACCAATTTAATAGCAGATGGGGGATAACACAATAG
- the LOC129946367 gene encoding zinc finger protein 467-like, with amino-acid sequence MSFSSFPTHYATNISTNPVGQFATSKFTPNIPQFISAPDGSLHYVRNESNTFVAPNIPQQGTTNEQQIQPLLTIPITVPGAKPGDAQQIVHIQVLNPNINITPVHQVPSKYQMGPMQLPVQNQQPTGTTVLTVAYSPQDNKFLTNHAFPENMTVVAAVQPQDLHLLAQAQIAQTPTNKPMDQPALHSNEQYSESITIKQEPSNEWENVTVAPTNQTNNGNFQQQQNNNNCTTQSSSVPLNLQPYLKFNSTPVKFESVEQTPEEPVKPKRKRKTKKKPPKEKTPKPGQVLIAKASDGTTLFCCPECQMAYPEKENLEQHLTEHKIERRYICDICGAGLKRKEHLERHKSGHNPDRPYICSICLKGFKRKEHLNLHFVIHSGEKNEICGECGKGFYRKDHLRKHANSHAAKRIKEELNAKSISSLSDIELTIQNQINSAPEIVTDNNNCSISISLDVDMSDKQTDTQTITLPH; translated from the exons atgagtttttcttcttttccaaCTCATTACGCTACCAACATATCAACGAATCCAGTCGGTCAATTTGCAACTTCTAAGTTCACACCTAACATACCTCag tttatttcAGCGCCCGATGGAAGTCTACATTATGTTCGTAATGAGAGTAACACCTTTGTTGCTCCAAATATTCCTCAACAAGGAACAACAAATGAACAACAAATACAACCATTGCTTACAATTCCTATAACAGTACCTGGAGCTAAACCTGGCGATGCTCAACAAATAGTACATATTCAAGTTCTTAATCCGAACATAAATATTACTCCGGTTCACCAGGTGCCATCAAAATATCAAATGGGACCGATGCAATTACCAGTACAAAACCAACAGCCTACAGGTACTACAGTTCTTACTGTAGCATACAGCCCTCAAGACAATAAATTCTTAACAAATCATGCGTTTCCCGAGAATATGACAGTTGTGGCAGCTGTTCAACCGCAAGATTTACACCTTTTAGCACAAGCTCAAATTGCACAAACACCTACAAATAAACCAATGGATCAACCTGCCCTACATTCGAACGAGCAATatag CGAAAGTATCACTATCAAACAAGAACCATCAAACGAATGGGAAAATGTTACAGTAGCACCAACAAATCAAACTAATAATGGAAACtttcaacagcaacaaaataataataattgtactaCGCAGTCTTCATCTGTGCCTTTGAATTTACAaccttatttaaaattcaactcGACTCCAGTCAAA TTTGAATCTGTTGAACAAACACCTGAAGAACCAGTGAAACCCaagcgaaaaagaaaaactaaaaaaaagccACCAAAAGAGAAGACTCCAAAACCTGGACAGGTCTTAATTGCAAAAGCCTCCGATGGAACTACGTTATTTTGTTGTCCTGAGTGCCAAATGGCTTAtccagaaaaagaaaatctcgAACAACATTTGACTGAACATAAAATTGAAAGGag aTATATTTGCGACATTTGTGGAGCTGGTTTAAAACGTAAAGAACACTTGGAAAGGCATAAATCTGGCCATAATCCCGACCGGCCATATATATGCAGTATTTGTTTAAAAGGCTTTAAAAGAAAggaacatttaaatttacattttgttatacatagcGGAGAAAAGAATGag aTTTGTGGAGAATGTGGGAAAGGTTTCTATAGAAAAGACCATTTAAGGAAACACGCCAATTCACATGCAGCAAAACGAATAAAAGAAGAACTTAACGCAAAATCCATAAGTTCACTAAGTGATATTGAATTGACAATACAAAACCAAATTAATTCAGCGCCGGAAATTGTCACTGACAACAATAATTGTTCAATATCAATATCGTTAGATGTCGATATGTCTGATAAACAAACAGATACGCAAACAATAACTTTGCCGCATTag